Genomic segment of Sphingopyxis lindanitolerans:
GTCGGCGTGGATCAGGACGCGCTCGGCAGTCTGTCCCTGCGCGGCGTGGGCGGTCTGGACATAGGCATGGCGCAAGTGGGTGTCGCGGGGATCGGAGAGGTCGAGCCGCTGCTCGCGGCCATTAGCCAGTTTCAAAGTTGCCTGACCGGTGGATGGGTCGATGCCGGTCACTGTCCCGCCAAGGCCATTGATCCGTCCCGCTTCGTGGTCGTTGCGGGTAAACTGCACCCGGTCTCCCGTGCGCAAGTCCATGAGTTTGGGTTCAAACACCTCGGCTTTGCCCGCACCCCATTGCCGGGGATGCCAGTCAACCGACCGCCCATCGCGGCCCGCCAGAGCAATACGTCCCCGCCCCGGTTCGACCGCGCTGACGGTGAGGGGTTCACCCCTGCGGACATCCTTGGCGGCATAGTCGCGGTTGAACCGGACGACATCACCGATGGTATAGCTTGCAGCTTGGCGAGCCTCGGCGCGGGTCATGCCCTTGGCCTCCAACGCGGCAAATTGCAGCCGTTCCCACGACAGCTCTCCACGCGAAGCCAGGTTTTCGCGGATCAGGCCGGTGAGCATGTCTCGACCATCGCGCGAAGGCTCGATCACCAGCGTCCACGTTCGCTCGGCGGGGGACAGGGACAGGTAGTGCTGAACCATGGCCTCGAAGCGTTCTTTCGGCGTGGCCCCTTCGATGACTTTACCGCCACCCCTATCCAGCGCAGCCAGGGCCTTGCCGGCATGGCCCTCAATCGAAGCCATGACAGCTTCGCGCGTTTCGATATTGGTTTGCCGAACGACCTCAGCCAGTTTGGTGGTGGTCATGCCTGCTGTCTGCAACTGCGCAAAAGCCGCGCCTGCGCCGACCGAACCGAGCTGCTTCACGTCCCCAACGAGAACGAGCCGGGCTTCCGCCCTGTCGGCGCTGGTCATCAACTTCGCCATATCCTGCGCCGAGAGCATAGAGGCTTCGTCGACAATCCAGACAGCCTCTTTGCGCGCCATGCGTCCTTCGGGTGTGAGCAGGTGCCGGGCAACGGTATCGCCGCGCAGGCCAAGCGCTTCCCCCAGAACGGTTGCAGCCGATGCGGTGGGAGCAAGTGCCGTGACCGCAAGCCCATGCCGCTCGGCTTCGCGGGCATAGGTCGCGAGAACAGTCGTGGTCTTGGCGGTTCCGGCGTAACCCTGGACGGCAACAATCCGATCTCGCGCAGTCAGCAAGTCGGTAGTCGCGCGCCTCTGATCGTCGGTCCAGGCATAGCCCGAACGGGCTGATTGCCGCGCTGCCCGCTCGACCGTGCGCGCAGCCGTCAGCGGGCTGGCGAGCGTATCGGCCATGCCGCGCCCGACAGCTTCAAGCCGCAACATGGTACGTTCGGTTTCGAGGGCTTGCGGGGTAGTGAAACCGGCAAACTCAGCGCCGCGTCGGTCGAGAAAGGTCCGGGGCACCAGCTCTCCACGTTGTTCGGCTCCGGTGATGGCG
This window contains:
- the mobF gene encoding MobF family relaxase translates to MVASVSALSSAGQAASYYETDDYYAEGGLAPSEWFGEAAKALGLQGEVDREKFATLLEGRVDGKQLGTIREGKVEHRPGWDITFSAPKSVSIMAEVAGDKRLIAAHGAAATVALAHVESHLAATRIRISGEVQREATGNLVVATFRHVTSRAQDPQLHTHAIVVNATQDKDGDWRSLEPRAFYQLQKDIGAIYRQELAHGIAALGYQIEPGKDAMFEIAGVPDKVIDALSQRTAAIDARLAERGTTRQEASAAEKQIAALDTREAKSHVDIRELRADWRATADANGFDASARDRLVSGAVGRARDIGTRASPEPQARQAVAFAAAKLSERESVMSASALAREAGDFAFGKVGHEQISSAITGAEQRGELVPRTFLDRRGAEFAGFTTPQALETERTMLRLEAVGRGMADTLASPLTAARTVERAARQSARSGYAWTDDQRRATTDLLTARDRIVAVQGYAGTAKTTTVLATYAREAERHGLAVTALAPTASAATVLGEALGLRGDTVARHLLTPEGRMARKEAVWIVDEASMLSAQDMAKLMTSADRAEARLVLVGDVKQLGSVGAGAAFAQLQTAGMTTTKLAEVVRQTNIETREAVMASIEGHAGKALAALDRGGGKVIEGATPKERFEAMVQHYLSLSPAERTWTLVIEPSRDGRDMLTGLIRENLASRGELSWERLQFAALEAKGMTRAEARQAASYTIGDVVRFNRDYAAKDVRRGEPLTVSAVEPGRGRIALAGRDGRSVDWHPRQWGAGKAEVFEPKLMDLRTGDRVQFTRNDHEAGRINGLGGTVTGIDPSTGQATLKLANGREQRLDLSDPRDTHLRHAYVQTAHAAQGQTAERVLIHADSRSTNLVDQKMLYVALSRARGEAVIVTDDRDRLVRAITERAGEKQTAMEAAVPDAGKSKAIGAGIG